The Algoriphagus halophilus sequence GACAAATTCCTCCAAAGCTCTTTTCATCCTTACAATTACCTCTTCTCTAGACTGACCGCTTACAATAAGTTTTGCAATCATGGAATCATAGTTAGGAGGGATAACATACCCAGCATATACATGTGAATCCACTCTTACTCCTCTACCTCCAGGAATATGTAAGTTTTGTATTCTTCCCGGGCTAGGTCTGAACCCATTCGCAGGATCTTCTGCATTGATCCTACATTCCATGGCATAAAGTTTAGGAATGTAGTTTTTGCCACTGATGACGTCTCCAGCAGCCACCTTGATTTGTTCTTTGATCAAATCAAAATCAGTTACTTCTTCAGTAATTGGGTGTTCGACCTGAATCCTGGTATTCATCTCCATGAAGTAGAAGTTGCGGTTTTTGTCCACTAAAAATTCAATGGTTCCAGCTCCTTCATAGCCAATTGCTTCGGCTCCTTTGATCGCCGCTTCACCCATGGCTTTTCGTAATTCATCAGTAATAAATGGAGAAGGAGTTTCTTCTACCAGTTTTTGATGTCTTCTTTGAATAGAACAGTCTCTTTCGGAAAGGTGACAAGCTCTTCCATTTTTATCACCGATGATCTGGATTTCAATATGTCTTGGTTCTTCTACGAATTTTTCCAAGTAAAGACCGTCATTTCCGAAGGCTGCACCTGATTCCATTCTTGCATCATCCCAAGCTTTTTTAAATCCGCTTTCTTCTTTGACGATTCTCATTCCTCGTCCACCACCACCGGCAGTAGCTTTCAGAATTACAGGGTAACCCATTTCATTTGCAAGCTTGATTCCTTGCTCAATGGAATCCAATAGTCCTTCAGAACCTGGAACAGTTGGTACCCCTGCTTCTCTCATGGTGGCTTTAGCAGTAGCCTTGTCACCCATTTTGCCGATCATTTCAGGGCTGGCACCGATGAACTTAATGCCATATTCTTCACAAATTCTGGAAAACTCAGCATTTTCCGAAAGGAATCCATAGCCTGGATGAATGGCATCTGCATTGGTGATTTCTGCAGCAGCAATGATTCTTGGTATGTTCAAATAAGAATCCCGACTAGGAGCAGGGCCTATGCAAACCGCTTCGTCAGCGAATCTTACATGAAGACTGTCTTTGTCAGCAGTAGAATAAACAGCAACCGTTTTGATCCCCATTTCCTTGCAAGTTCGGATCACTCGTAATGCTATTTCACCTCTATTGGCGATAAGTATCTTGTTAAACACGGTTTTATAGTTTAGTTGGAAAAATTATTAACCAGCAGGATCTACTAGGAATAAAGGTTGATCATACTCTACTGGAGTAGAATTAGTAACCAAGATTTTTACAATTTTTCCTGAAACTTCAGATTCAATTTCATTGAAAAGTTTCATTGCTTCGATAATACAAACTGTTTGTCCAGGCTTTATAGTGTCTCCTACATTGACAAAAGCAGGTGAATCTGGATTAGGAGTCAAATAAAATGTACCAATCATAGGTGATTTTATTTCAACTAAATTAGAGTTTTCTGCAGGTGCAGGAGCTGGAGCAGTAGGAGTCGGTGCAGCAGCAGGAGTCGGCGCAGCAGCTACAGGAGCAGGTGCTGGAGCAGCCTCGACTACACGTACATTGGATGAATCTTTTTTAATAGACAACTCAAACTCATCTGTTTTGATTTTTACTTCAGCTAAGCCTGAATTTGAGATATAATCGATTAGCTCTTGAATCTCTTTAGGTTTCATAGTCTCGTTTTTTAAAGAATGTCCTTAGACAGTTCAGAATTGGGTTTAAATAAAAATAGCTGAATTCAATCAGTATTGATTTCAGCTAAGTTAATTATTTTACTCTTTCAGAATAGGATCCATCTCTGGTATCCACTTTAATCATGATATCCTGTTCTACAAACAAAGGAACCATTACAGTTGCTCCAGTTTCCAGAGTAGCCGGTTTTAGTGCGTTGGTGGCAGTATCTCCTTTAATCCCTGGTTCTGTATAAGTAATCATTAATTCCACAAAAGGAGGTAATTCCACAGAAATAGGAGTTTCAGTTTCATCATGAATAAGGATATCAACCATTTGTCCGTCTTTCAATAAATCTGGTCTTTCGATCAATTTCTCTTCAATAGGAATTTGCTCGAAGGTGTTGGTGTCCATAAAATGGTACCCCATATCATCCTTATATAAGAATTGATGAGGTCTTTTTTCAACTCTTGCAGTTTCTACTTTTTCACCAGCATTAAAAGTCTTGTCCAAGGTTTTGCCATTGGTCAATCCTTTCAATTTTGTTCTCACAAAAGCAGCACCTTTTCCAGGTTTTACGTGTTGGAAATCAACAATGGAATAAATCTCATTGTTCATCACCAGGCAAAGCCCATTTTTAAAATCTGCAGTACTAGCCATATATTCAATTATTATATTAATTAATCAATTTACTTAGGGTCGTAAGCCCATTTCAAATAAAGTGCACCCCAGGTAAAACCACCGCCAAATGCAGCAAGAATTAAATTGTCTCCTTTTTTCAATTGGCTTTCGTAGTCCCAAAGACAAAGTGGAAGGGTAGCAGCAGTAGTATTGCCATACTTTTCTATGTTCATCATCACTTTGTCAGATCCGATGCCCATTCTGCTGGAAGTTGCATCAATGATTCGCTTGTTGGCCTGATGGGGTACTAGCCAAGCAACATCATCGCTGGTAAGGTTATTTCTTTCCATCACTTCAGCACTGACATCAGCCATGTTTGTCACTGCAAATTTGAACACCGTTGAACCTTCTTGGGCTGCAAAATGCTCTCTTGCGTCTACAGTTTCATGGGTGGCAGGTTTCATGCTTCCTCCTGCTTTCATATTGAGGTATGGAGCTCCTGATCCATCAGCGTGAAGCAAGGCATCCATTATTCCAAGTTCTTCAGTAGTAGGCTCCAGTAAAATAGCTCCAGCACCATCACCAAAAAGAATACAGGTAGTTCTGTCTTCGTAATTCACAATAGAGGACATTTTATCAGCCCCTACCACGATTACCTTTTTATGTTGACCAGTTTGGATAAACTGACTTCCCACTTGCATGGCATACAAGAAACCGGAGCAAGCGGCTGAAATATCAAAGCTAAAGCTGTTTTTTGCCCCGACTTTGTCCGCAATGATATTGGCTGTTGCCGGGAAAGGCATATCGGGAGTAACCGTAGCGCAAATGATCAAATCTATGTCAAGAGGGTCGGTTTGGGTTTTTTCCAGCAAACCTTTGATTGCTTCTACTGCCATGACAGAAGTTCCCTGGTTTTCACCTTTAAGGATTCTTCTCTCTTTAATGCCTGTTCTTGTGTAAATCCACTCGTCGTTGGTATCTACCAGAGTTTCAAGTTCTTTATTGGTTAAACGGTATTCAGGAACATATCCTTGAACTCCGGTTACCATGGCTCTGATTTTGTCCATTATTTTTTGGTTATAGTAAGGAGCCCCAAATATAAAACTCCTTAAAATGGGTTGAAAGGTTGGTGTACTTCCTTTGGGGATTGCCAAAAATATTATAATTGTCTCTGACCACCAAAACAAAAACTACCAACGGTTATCAATATACTGAAAGACAGGGAATTGAATTCCTATTAAAACAAAAAATCCATTCTTAAATCAAGAATGGATTTTAATATTACTGAAATAGCTAATTAAGCTAGTACCTCTTTTTCAATGATAACTTGTCCTTTGTAGTACAATTTACCGTCCAACCAGAACGCTCTGTGTGGCAAGTGCATTTCGCCAGTAGTTGGGCATTTAGCCAAACCAGGAGCCTCTAATTTATAATGAGTTCTTCTTTTATCTCTTCTGGTTTTCGAAATTTTTCGTTTAGGATGTGCCATTTTATATGTGGTTTATGATTATTCCTTGTTTTTTAAATTTTTTAATGATGCCCAGCGGGGATCAATTTCTTTTGTTTCTTCTTCTGAGTGGTCCTCAAGTTCATCTTCGTCAAAATCATCATCCAAGTAGACAATTCCACCTTCTCCTTCAAAATCATCCTCATCCAATTCATTACGGTAATCAGGATGGATTTTTTTTGCAGGTAGGTTGATCAGAATGAATTCATAGATCAACTGAGCCACATTGACTGAAGGAGTGTCCCTCGTTATCATAATGACATCTTCATTGATTTCTACTTCTTCACTGCCATATTTATAGATCATGGTTTCATGAATATCTAAGGGCTGGTCATACTCCTCCAGACTTCGGTCACAGGTTAGTCTGACTTTTCCTTGGATATGGAAATCCATTTCTATCAAATTGGCGCCTTTTTTCATATTGACCCGTACGGCCAAATTGCCTTTTTCGACAAGATGATTGTCTTCAAAATGTTGAAAGAACGAATCGTCGATTTCGAAGTCGATTTCGTGTCTTCCCTCAACGAACTTAATTACCTCAATATCAAAGGTTCTCCAGAATTTCACGATTCCTCCTCTCGATTTAAGACCGCAAATTTAGGGAATTATTTAAATAGGATAAAATAGATTGTAAAATAATATTTGGTTAGCTGCGGAAATCTAGCCAATTTTTTATCTAACGCTCTTGATTTTCCTGTTCATGCTGGGAAATAATGTCCGATGCAAGGAAAATTGCCGCCCTCATTGAACCTTCATCCGCCACATTTTTGCCTGCAATATTATAGGCCGTTCCGTGATCAGGAGAAGTTCTTATGATCGGCAAACCCGAAGTGAAATTCACTCCAGAACTGAATGCAATGGATTTGAAAGGGATTAATCCCTGGTCATGATACATGGCCAAAACCCCGTCAAATTTCGATTGGTGCATCATTCCAAAGAATCCATCCGAAGGATAAGGTCCAAACACCATTTTATTTTGGTCTTTCAATTCACGAATGGCTGGTTTGATGATTTCCTCTTCTTCTTTGCCCAATAACCCATCTTCCCCTGCATGAGGGTTCAATCCTAGGATCGCAATTTTCGGTCTGGCAATGCCAAAATCCTTGACCAAGGTGTTTAACAACAAATTCGATTTTTGAATGATCTTTTCTTTGGTCACTGCTTGGGGAACTTGGGCCAAAGGAATATGTCCTGTTACCAATCCAACTCGTAGGGAGTCCGAAACCATTAACATCAAACTTTCTTTTGCTCCAACGGAAGCTGTGATGTATTCAGTATGTCCCACAAAATGCAATTCCTCTGAATTGATGTTGTTTTTATTGACAGGGGCAGTTACCAAAGCCTGAATATGGCCATTTTTCAGGTCCTCCAATGCTTGAGAAATCGCCTCAATAGCCATCTTTCCAGCTTCTTGCGTTTCCACACCAGGGATCACTTCTGGGCATTCCTCCATGACATTGATGACATTGACACGCTTATGCTGAATCTCATTCAAGGATTTAATCTGAACAAAATTAAAATCATCTATACTCAGGATCTTCTTATAAAATGAGATTGCTTTGCCATGCCCATAAATGAGTGGGGTAAAGTTTTTGAAGATACGGTTATCAGATAAGGCCTTGATCGTTACTTCAATCCCAACTCCGTTTATATCTCCGATACTTATCCCTATGATGGGTTTGCTCTTTCTTATGTTCATATAATTTTGGGCTTTGCGATAATTGGCTTTTAATTGCATGCCAAAGTTCACTGTAGTCCTTTAGGAATATTATCTTATTTTTGAAGCTGCAATTTATAAAAAATAATCAGAGCTAACCGATGGAAAAAGTCAGAGCCAAAAAACATCTTGGCCAGCACTTTTTGACCGATTTAAGTATAGCAGAGCGAATAGCTTTGGCGGTCAAAGGGCATGGAGGAGTGACCAAGGTCTTGGAAATCGGACCTGGAATGGGTGTGCTCACTGATTATTTGTTGAAATCAGACCTGGAGTTGTACCTTATTGATATTGACAAAGAGTCCATAGAATACCTATATAAGAAATATCCTGAGCTTGGAGATAGAATTATCTTCGGGGATTATTTGAAGTACGATTTTAAAAAAGTGATTCCAGATCAGTATGCCATAGCAGGAAACTTTCCTTACAATATTTCTTCCCAGATTTTCTTTAAGGTTCTGGAAGTGAGAGATCAAGTAACAGAAGTGGTTTGTATGCTCCAAAAAGAGGTAGCAGAAAGGATCGCATCTCCAAAAGGGAATAAAGATTATGGAATTTTGTCTGTGCTTCTTCAGGCATATTATGATATAGAATATCTTTTTTCTGTTCCTCCTGAAGTTTTTGATCCTCCGCCAAGAGTGAACTCAGGAGTGATCCGTTTGGTTAGGAATGAAGTGAAGGGCCTGGACTGTAATGAAAAATTATTTTTTCAGGTGGTAAAAGGAGGTTTTGGAAATAGGAGGAAAACGTTGAGGAATTCATTGAAATCCTTCCAACTTCCGGAAGATTTAAAGACCAACCCTTTAATGGATAAGCGTGCCGAGCAATTGGACGTAGCAGATTTTGTTTTTATCGCACAACAAATAGAAGCCTCCCGTGGAAATCATTAAGCAATTTGAACTTTCGAAAGAATATTTAGAAAGCCTCAGAAAGGGGATAGAGGAGGAGAATAATGCCTTTATTCAAGATTCTTTGGAAGGAGCAAATGTGGCGGATGTGGCGGCCATTTTGGAGGAGCTTTCCATGGAGGAGTCCATTTATGTGCTTCGCCTTTTGGATAATCAGTTTTCTGCAGATATTCTTATTGAGCTGGACGAAGATACCTTGACCAGAGTATTGAAGGAAATGGAAGTCTCTGAGATAGCTAGCTTAATCGAATGCATGGACTCCGATGATGGGGCAGATATATTGAATTTGCTTTCTCTTCGGGAAAGGGAAGAGGTCATCGGATATTTTACAGATCGACAGAAATCCGAGCAGATTCTAGAGCTTTTACGCTATGAAGAGGATACTGCGGGTGGTATTATGGCCAAAGAATACATTCGAGCTAATAAAAACTGGAATGTAGTTCAGACCATCAATGAAATCCGACGACAAGCGGAAAATGTAGATAAAATCTTCTCCATTTATGTAGTGGATAATAAGCAGCAGCTACTTGGAAGGGTTTCTTTAAAGAGAATTGTCCTAGCATCCGAACAGACTAAAATAGAGGATATTTACGAGGATGAGGTCATCTCTGTACCCACATATATGGATCAGGAGGAAGTCGCAGAAATCATGCGCAGGTATGATTTGGAAGCTGTTCCTGTTGTCAATGTTAAAAACAAGCTCGTGGGAAGAATTACCTTTGATGATATTTTGGATATTATCAGGGAAGAAGCAGAAGAGGATATCCAGGCGATGACGGGTATTTCTGATACAGTAGATGAATATGATAGTGTAATCCGTTTGACCAAAGCAAGACTGCCATGGCTGCTAATTGGGATTGTAGGAGGGCTATTTGGCGCAGGTTTTATAGGTTTTTTTGAAGAAGGTTTGAATAAAGTGACAGCCTTGGCATTTTTCATTCCTTTGATCACCGCGACAGGAGGGAATGTTGGTATTCAATCCTCTTCTTTGGTAGTTCAATCCCTAGCTAGCAAATCAGCTTTTGATGATTCTTTTTCCAAGCGATTTCTTAAAGTGCTTTCAGTTGCGATTATCAATGGTTTGATTTTGGCCACATTTGTCTTTGCAGTGGTCGTTTTATTTTACCAAAATGAAGTTTCATTTGCTTTGGTTGTATCCATAGCCTTATTCTCTGTGGTTTTATTGGCGTCATTTATGGGGACGATTACACCAATTCTTTTGGATAAAGTCGGGATAAATCCTGCCTTGGCTTCCGGGCCTTTTATTACCACAGCCAATGACTTACTTGGACTTGCCGTATATTTTTTAGT is a genomic window containing:
- the accC gene encoding acetyl-CoA carboxylase biotin carboxylase subunit, with amino-acid sequence MFNKILIANRGEIALRVIRTCKEMGIKTVAVYSTADKDSLHVRFADEAVCIGPAPSRDSYLNIPRIIAAAEITNADAIHPGYGFLSENAEFSRICEEYGIKFIGASPEMIGKMGDKATAKATMREAGVPTVPGSEGLLDSIEQGIKLANEMGYPVILKATAGGGGRGMRIVKEESGFKKAWDDARMESGAAFGNDGLYLEKFVEEPRHIEIQIIGDKNGRACHLSERDCSIQRRHQKLVEETPSPFITDELRKAMGEAAIKGAEAIGYEGAGTIEFLVDKNRNFYFMEMNTRIQVEHPITEEVTDFDLIKEQIKVAAGDVISGKNYIPKLYAMECRINAEDPANGFRPSPGRIQNLHIPGGRGVRVDSHVYAGYVIPPNYDSMIAKLIVSGQSREEVIVRMKRALEEFVIDGIKTTIPFHLALLEDPEFKAGNFTTKFLETFDFSVIKK
- the accB gene encoding acetyl-CoA carboxylase biotin carboxyl carrier protein; this encodes MKPKEIQELIDYISNSGLAEVKIKTDEFELSIKKDSSNVRVVEAAPAPAPVAAAPTPAAAPTPTAPAPAPAENSNLVEIKSPMIGTFYLTPNPDSPAFVNVGDTIKPGQTVCIIEAMKLFNEIESEVSGKIVKILVTNSTPVEYDQPLFLVDPAG
- the efp gene encoding elongation factor P; the encoded protein is MASTADFKNGLCLVMNNEIYSIVDFQHVKPGKGAAFVRTKLKGLTNGKTLDKTFNAGEKVETARVEKRPHQFLYKDDMGYHFMDTNTFEQIPIEEKLIERPDLLKDGQMVDILIHDETETPISVELPPFVELMITYTEPGIKGDTATNALKPATLETGATVMVPLFVEQDIMIKVDTRDGSYSERVK
- a CDS encoding beta-ketoacyl-ACP synthase III, with product MDKIRAMVTGVQGYVPEYRLTNKELETLVDTNDEWIYTRTGIKERRILKGENQGTSVMAVEAIKGLLEKTQTDPLDIDLIICATVTPDMPFPATANIIADKVGAKNSFSFDISAACSGFLYAMQVGSQFIQTGQHKKVIVVGADKMSSIVNYEDRTTCILFGDGAGAILLEPTTEELGIMDALLHADGSGAPYLNMKAGGSMKPATHETVDAREHFAAQEGSTVFKFAVTNMADVSAEVMERNNLTSDDVAWLVPHQANKRIIDATSSRMGIGSDKVMMNIEKYGNTTAATLPLCLWDYESQLKKGDNLILAAFGGGFTWGALYLKWAYDPK
- the rpmF gene encoding 50S ribosomal protein L32 is translated as MAHPKRKISKTRRDKRRTHYKLEAPGLAKCPTTGEMHLPHRAFWLDGKLYYKGQVIIEKEVLA
- a CDS encoding YceD family protein encodes the protein MKFWRTFDIEVIKFVEGRHEIDFEIDDSFFQHFEDNHLVEKGNLAVRVNMKKGANLIEMDFHIQGKVRLTCDRSLEEYDQPLDIHETMIYKYGSEEVEINEDVIMITRDTPSVNVAQLIYEFILINLPAKKIHPDYRNELDEDDFEGEGGIVYLDDDFDEDELEDHSEEETKEIDPRWASLKNLKNKE
- the pdxA gene encoding 4-hydroxythreonine-4-phosphate dehydrogenase PdxA, whose amino-acid sequence is MNIRKSKPIIGISIGDINGVGIEVTIKALSDNRIFKNFTPLIYGHGKAISFYKKILSIDDFNFVQIKSLNEIQHKRVNVINVMEECPEVIPGVETQEAGKMAIEAISQALEDLKNGHIQALVTAPVNKNNINSEELHFVGHTEYITASVGAKESLMLMVSDSLRVGLVTGHIPLAQVPQAVTKEKIIQKSNLLLNTLVKDFGIARPKIAILGLNPHAGEDGLLGKEEEEIIKPAIRELKDQNKMVFGPYPSDGFFGMMHQSKFDGVLAMYHDQGLIPFKSIAFSSGVNFTSGLPIIRTSPDHGTAYNIAGKNVADEGSMRAAIFLASDIISQHEQENQER
- the rsmA gene encoding 16S rRNA (adenine(1518)-N(6)/adenine(1519)-N(6))-dimethyltransferase RsmA produces the protein MEKVRAKKHLGQHFLTDLSIAERIALAVKGHGGVTKVLEIGPGMGVLTDYLLKSDLELYLIDIDKESIEYLYKKYPELGDRIIFGDYLKYDFKKVIPDQYAIAGNFPYNISSQIFFKVLEVRDQVTEVVCMLQKEVAERIASPKGNKDYGILSVLLQAYYDIEYLFSVPPEVFDPPPRVNSGVIRLVRNEVKGLDCNEKLFFQVVKGGFGNRRKTLRNSLKSFQLPEDLKTNPLMDKRAEQLDVADFVFIAQQIEASRGNH
- the mgtE gene encoding magnesium transporter, which codes for MEIIKQFELSKEYLESLRKGIEEENNAFIQDSLEGANVADVAAILEELSMEESIYVLRLLDNQFSADILIELDEDTLTRVLKEMEVSEIASLIECMDSDDGADILNLLSLREREEVIGYFTDRQKSEQILELLRYEEDTAGGIMAKEYIRANKNWNVVQTINEIRRQAENVDKIFSIYVVDNKQQLLGRVSLKRIVLASEQTKIEDIYEDEVISVPTYMDQEEVAEIMRRYDLEAVPVVNVKNKLVGRITFDDILDIIREEAEEDIQAMTGISDTVDEYDSVIRLTKARLPWLLIGIVGGLFGAGFIGFFEEGLNKVTALAFFIPLITATGGNVGIQSSSLVVQSLASKSAFDDSFSKRFLKVLSVAIINGLILATFVFAVVVLFYQNEVSFALVVSIALFSVVLLASFMGTITPILLDKVGINPALASGPFITTANDLLGLAVYFLVAMSLLHI